The genomic segment CTTTCTGGAGAGTGTTCTATCCGATTAACCAGGCAATCGCTAATTAGTAGTCTTTGTTAGCGATCAAAGCTGCCGTTTCCACGGAGCTTGGAAGCCAAAGCAAGACGCTAGCACTAGCACGATTTGACACAAAGCCCCGCATATCAATTTTAAACTCAACAGTCCTTATTTACAAAAGCTTAGAGCCTGTTGAAATCATCAGCTGTCGATGAGACACAGACATAGGAACTGGAGAGAGTAAACCGAGTTGTCGTGTTTGTCGTTATGCGGCTCTGGTCAGGCGCTGGCCCACAGTATCTCTATTGTTGTGAATAAACAGAATGCTCATAAAACCCAGGCGACTATTGATTATTGTGTGCCACACCTTTCATTACATAAAAGCACTTGCCTCGTTAAATATTATGCTGTATGCATTTGAAAAGTGTCAATTCAGAACTGTTTTCCAAGTAGCTTATTTTAACAGACAACATGATactaaattgatttaaaaaaacaaaacaaacaaaaaaataattgtagGCACAAATGCCATGCTGTTGTTAGACCTATTAGACGTGTTATAAAAGGTTATTCAACAATGTTAATCTAGTATaaagaatgaattaaaaaaaaagttaactgtTTGCTCTTTTTAAATGGGATGTTACACTTCTTATCAGTATGTAATTGCAACCAAAATTTTGCTTTATTTCCAAGAGGCAGTCAGGAAGTGATAGGAAATGGCCAGTCAGTCCATGGAGGTCGTTGCGAAGGCTCTGGAGCAGCAGGTGCTGCAGTCGGCACGGATGGTGGAAGAGAAGCTGGATGCTGAACTGGAGAAGTTCGAGAGCATGGATGAAGATGGGCTGGAGCGACTGAAGGAGAGAAGGCTTGAGGCCCTTAAGAAAGCTCATAAACAGAAGCAGGTGAATATTATAAacgtttttaatgaaatcttgGTCTGAAATTTGGATCTGGTTTAAAATGtactattaaaatgtttatccaAAATGAGTCATCCGCTAGTGTGATTAAACTTAAACTTTGTGATCTGTTGTATGTGTCTGTCCTCAGGAGTGGATATCTAAAGGACATGGTGACTTCAGAGAGATCCCAAGTGAGAAGGATTTCTTTGCTGAGGTgaaagaaagcaaaaatgtggttTGCCATTTCTACAGAGACTCTACTTTAAGGTATTTGAggacttttttttatattatcctTGTATGTTGGATTATAAATCAAATGTGCAAACAGatattttcagtgtttatttcCCAAAGATGCAAAATTTTGGACAAGCATCTTGCTGTTTTGGCAAAGAAACATCTGGAAACAAAGTTCATCAAACTAAATGTTGAGAAGGCTCCATTCCTAACCGAGAGGCTGAGGATCAAGGTCCTTCCTACACTGGCTCTGGTGAAGGACGGGAAGACTAAGGATTTTATTGTGGGCTTCACCGATCTGGGTAACACAGATGAATTCCCTACTGAAATGCTGGAGTGGAGACTGGGCTGCTCAAATATCATCAACTACAGGTAAGTGAAGGAGATAGTTCGATAGTTAAACATACTGAAGCGGTACAGGGTCAGGCCACCATGCAGGCATGGTATTTCGATGTAACAATGTCCAAGTTTGACGGATCGATGGAAAGACATGCGTTGAATTTGATCTGAACACACCTCCTCGGATTAACATAAAATGATGGCGCACGTTAAGAGGCGTGTTGAAGAATCAAAACGTAACGATTCTCCCAATTTCTGTGCAAggattaaaagaaaaatgtgtattttaaacTAGGGAGTTAGTTTTGAGTTATGAAACTTGCAGTATGTTTTTGTTCTAGAGGAAcctataataaaaacattattgtaGAGTATATgtgtaaatatcaaaacattttgaTTCATTACTTCAATATTCAGAGTcacatgttccttcagaaatcattaatgtgctgatttggtgctcaagacacatttcttattattatcaatgttgaaacagtgattttttttccaggatactttaatgaatagaaatttcaaaagaatagcattttttaattgatttattttattatgtaaatttaaTTACTGTAACTTCTGGTCAGTTTATTGtgtacttgctgaataaaagtattaatttctttgtttttacttttattaatttttttattaaaactacttttacaTTTCTATCTTTTCTCCTTCTAGTGGGAATATTTTGGAGCCACCAACTATTGGACAGAAGTCAGGGTCAAAGTTCACCAAGGTGGAGAAAAAGACCATCAGAGGCAAAGGTTATGACTCGGACTCTGAATCTGATGATGATTAGAGGACTAAAACATCAAGCTCCGTCTTTCTCAGGGCTTCCTACATAACAGTACTAAGTCTTGTAATACCACTTTGTggtcacttttttttgtttattttttgcagtgtctATTTAATTTCTTTCCTCTCACCTTTGTCTTATGTTTGCCCATTTTAAGATGACTGAATACCACCTGATAGGGTATTTATACTTCATTTCATAtctctttaatttttaatgtacAGAAGTGAAACTTTTCTATGGAGCATAATTCTGGTGAAGATTCTCTCTCTTTAGCGCTGATTTATTATCTAAGGAAGATTGAGCTTTTGTAAGATGGAAGAATCAGAATCATTTAAACAATGGTGCAAAcacaaaatcattatttttgccTCTGATGGACTGATGCTCAGATCAGTGAGAATCGAACAAGTGCCAAGGAAGCAAACTTCTGTATTCCACTAAGAATTGCCACCTCTTTCTCCCATTGATATGAAGGATGTGCATTTTTTGCTTTTATAGCAGTACATgacttattaaaaaatgatataatatgCCTGTTTTGTTCATGTCAATTAATAATTTCGTTTTGTCTCACTGAACATATTAGTGATTTAAGTATTACATCACCTGAGTGACTGATGTTTAAAAAGCACAATTTTGTAGAAGAAAAAGATCTAGTAATTTACATTCATGCAATTGGCTGTCACTATTATCCAGAGCAACATGCATTTAATTATAagtacacatttacatttgatcaCTGAGCTACAGTAAAGAAGACTggtattcaaatatttattaaacaacaaaaacactgcaCAAAGGGTAGGCCACAAAAATTCTATGACTCAATGGCTTTCTGCTCAAGTGGTTTCAGGAGACGTTTCACCACCAGCTCGCCTTTGCTATTCAGATATGTGTTAGCCATGTCCTCCTCAGCAGGTAATCCATAGGGGAGCTTGAGAGGCTCAATCCTGCAGATAAagatgttattttaataagtcTATTCTAATGGTCAGCAATCATGTTTAACTGATTGAGCTTACCTAACTAGATGCTTAATGATTTTCAGTAGATTGTTCACTGATGGGATGTTCTTGTGGATATGGGGTTCATGTGCCTGGTGATAA from the Onychostoma macrolepis isolate SWU-2019 chromosome 09, ASM1243209v1, whole genome shotgun sequence genome contains:
- the txndc9 gene encoding thioredoxin domain-containing protein 9; amino-acid sequence: MASQSMEVVAKALEQQVLQSARMVEEKLDAELEKFESMDEDGLERLKERRLEALKKAHKQKQEWISKGHGDFREIPSEKDFFAEVKESKNVVCHFYRDSTLRCKILDKHLAVLAKKHLETKFIKLNVEKAPFLTERLRIKVLPTLALVKDGKTKDFIVGFTDLGNTDEFPTEMLEWRLGCSNIINYSGNILEPPTIGQKSGSKFTKVEKKTIRGKGYDSDSESDDD